The proteins below are encoded in one region of Bacillus vallismortis:
- a CDS encoding type I polyketide synthase yields the protein MAEKQWTETGLEIAVVGMAGKFPGAANIDEYWNNISKGIESVTRFTDEELKEAGVDETLLRQEAYVKAKPIIDEVSDFDAEFFGYSPREAALMDPQIRLMHECTWEALEHAGCDAERFNGLIGLYAGASSNLSWMGRHMSSLHKNEDAFQIMHLNDSSFASRIAYKLNLKGPSVSVQTACSTSLVAIHMACQGLIGGECDLALAGGVTLSLPHISGYVYQEGMIYSADGHCRPFDEKANGTIFGEGAGVVALKRLKDAQADGDVIYAVIKGSAINNDGNNKAGYTAPSAEGQANVIATAMEMAETEPESIGYVEAHGTGTPVGDPIEIEALTRAFNTDKKAYCRIGSVKANIGHLDAASGVAGLIKTVMMLHHKMLPPAFHYQKSNPRIKFKNTPFFVNTELTEWESLQGPRRAGVSAFGIGGANAHVVLEETPSLPDEMPAGGPELVVLSARTRQELTRSMDQLADFLRRNPEAPLSAIARTLQLGRKQFQYRISFVASHQKDLLDQLADHGHKKQITESAVVPSSTMFVFAGDVQEGFSRYAQLYRTENMFKKEVDACLEKVQNAFQQDVLSFFKACISAPETYREEGNLGLIHALSFSMEYAAVRFLQHIGITPDRFIGRGFGEFTAACAAGMFSFEEGAAAAYKRGELISMSPAGKMLGVSLSEPDIVQYLEKSLSLALIDERYCAVSGLPEDVYQLKARLEQKGIAAELFDGDIAYQSDLLVDAAEEFMHFLSTLDMKSPDIPVVSSVTGKVITDDEAADASYWAGKICKPIRFFEHISSCLLEEPAICIDLRLTQGASVFTERQAIGMTGDLGTQGHTDVLKLHIYGALWSLGAEVDFSDLHESQLNKRLALPTYPFTKQHFPLPYGLALAELEEDEAYQPAELFRAMPLSAIEKTIRKIVMKHFGFNELDNDAPFFELGATSLDISQLAAKLTDQLNWKVEPVLLYQFAAVRSLAKHLHQQVQTKAGQPEMTDHQKVSQSSPNGQGSDIAIIGMAGRFPGAGNLDEFWNNLVNGKESISFFTDEELKASGIDDQLLKHPDFVKAKGIIEDADMFDADFFQYSSREAELMDPQFRLLHECAWEALEDAGCDPERTTGKIGVYSGTSPNLEWITRFAGKLDGTEQFSSMLLNDREFFSTQLAYKLNLHGPSITMQTACSTSLVNIGAACQALQNGACDAALAGGVTVSTPLRSGYVYQDGMIQSPDGHCRPFDENAGGTVFGDGAGIVVLKRYEDAVKEGHTIYGVIKGVGMNNDGNRKVGFTAPSVEGQAEVLKNAYENAGIDPNTVGYIEAHGTGTKMGDPIEMEALSQVFKSDRPMSIPIGSVKSNVGHLNSAAGIAGLFKTVLSLKHKTILPSLNYKTSNPHIHFDQTPFYVNTEAAYWKESADPRRAGVSSFGIGGTNAHIVLEEEPESGREASESQRHLLVLSAKTDTALEQMTNRLKEFLRMHPNVPLEDVAYTLQVGRKQFSYRKAVVLSKLTEWESGAELTAYQRHSGRPTAFMFSGQGSQYIDMMKDLYEAEPVFQKEADRCFAFAQQSHQIDLKAVVFPDSNDGAKLTETAVVQPLLFIFEYALAKLLQSAGISPDYMIGHSIGEYTAACLSGVFSLDTALTLVIERGRLMQQLESGAMMSVQLSEEELQPLLTNSLSLAAVNAHDLCVVSGKSEDIETFAVLLEEKGIAGRQLHTSHAFHSYMMEPILEEFAAIVKQQDMSAPRIPFVSNVTGTWITPEQAADPAYWSQHLRGTVRFHEGLEQILSDDNVLLIEVGPGSTLSTFARRNKKRSSQHDIVNLVRHVQEPAHDHSYFLKKLGQLWVCGCEIDWRQYGGNKPKRLISLPSYPFEKKRYWVEAADNPAAFTAVDEWNKKKPMDQWFYLPSWERKIKSADSRKKEQPAESGKTLVFHEGTAFGDRLVQTIRRRGHETVIVTRDRQFKKVNSGLYVINPADGTHYERLFSSLASDGLLPNCMMHLWSVSEQGESFKTFSTYSENGYYSLIFTAQAASNQKQMNECNMFVLSSGIHEVTGEEQINAEKATILGPLKVIPQEYNHLKCWNIDIPPLSDTLTWKEEELIDQILTETDAAGEGQMIAYRNRRRWVQMYQPVQLNKASGLPNMIRPKGVYLITGGLGGIGFVLSKLLAQEGNVRLILTGRSELPQRSQWESWCEKHEEDDPITVKIMKIKELERLGAKVTALQADAGSLSDMQAVMRKVHTEFGQLNGVFHAAGLPGSSSFRAITDIPATIEGGEDQFQSKVRGLKVLESLLENENIDFCFLFSSISALLGGLGFSAYSAANIYMDAFAARVNQRSKTPWVCVNWDAWNFWGQLESTIGESIAELAILPEEGAALFQYVLSDINNRHLLVSTGDLGHRMKQWISMNADSIAKEEKKTAALHTRPELNNPYVAPRNKTEEVICGIWQDFMGLEQVGIHDNFFDLGASSLDIVQVTNRLNKELGTNEAVVTLFTYPSVAALAQFINPDQEESEEDKEEMAAVSKGRRKTRIRNQRDKRLRGGE from the coding sequence ATGGCTGAGAAACAATGGACAGAAACAGGACTGGAAATAGCGGTAGTCGGTATGGCGGGCAAGTTTCCAGGCGCGGCAAACATTGATGAGTATTGGAACAACATTTCAAAAGGAATAGAATCGGTCACTCGATTTACCGATGAAGAACTAAAAGAAGCAGGAGTGGATGAGACGCTGCTTCGTCAAGAGGCATATGTAAAAGCGAAACCGATCATTGATGAGGTTTCTGACTTCGACGCGGAGTTTTTCGGCTATTCACCGAGAGAAGCTGCCTTGATGGATCCGCAAATCAGACTCATGCATGAATGTACCTGGGAAGCCTTAGAGCATGCGGGCTGTGACGCTGAACGGTTTAACGGGCTGATCGGGCTGTATGCTGGTGCTTCCAGCAATTTGTCCTGGATGGGCCGTCATATGTCTTCTCTTCATAAGAACGAAGACGCTTTTCAAATCATGCATTTAAATGATTCGTCGTTTGCGTCACGAATCGCTTATAAACTTAATTTGAAAGGGCCGAGTGTATCAGTTCAAACCGCTTGCTCGACTTCTCTTGTCGCGATACATATGGCGTGCCAGGGCTTGATTGGAGGAGAATGTGACCTAGCATTAGCGGGAGGTGTTACCCTGAGCCTGCCGCATATATCTGGGTACGTTTATCAGGAAGGAATGATCTATTCAGCAGATGGTCATTGCCGTCCGTTTGATGAAAAGGCGAATGGAACCATTTTTGGTGAAGGAGCCGGAGTGGTGGCGTTAAAGCGATTGAAAGACGCACAAGCTGACGGTGATGTGATTTATGCGGTCATCAAGGGCTCTGCAATTAATAATGATGGAAACAATAAGGCAGGGTATACGGCTCCTAGTGCTGAAGGCCAGGCGAATGTCATTGCCACAGCTATGGAGATGGCGGAAACGGAACCGGAAAGCATTGGTTATGTTGAGGCCCATGGGACAGGAACGCCTGTCGGAGATCCGATTGAAATTGAGGCGCTGACCCGTGCTTTCAATACAGATAAAAAAGCATATTGCCGAATTGGTTCTGTCAAAGCGAACATTGGGCATCTGGACGCTGCCTCCGGGGTAGCGGGATTAATAAAAACCGTTATGATGCTCCATCATAAAATGCTGCCGCCCGCTTTTCACTATCAAAAATCGAACCCGCGCATCAAGTTTAAGAACACGCCGTTTTTTGTCAATACAGAGCTGACTGAATGGGAATCTCTGCAAGGGCCGAGAAGAGCGGGTGTGAGCGCCTTTGGAATCGGCGGCGCTAATGCGCACGTTGTCCTTGAAGAAACTCCATCTCTTCCTGACGAAATGCCAGCCGGCGGTCCTGAGCTCGTTGTTCTTTCTGCGAGAACAAGACAGGAGCTTACCCGTTCAATGGATCAATTGGCTGATTTTCTTCGCCGGAACCCGGAAGCGCCGCTGTCAGCCATAGCTCGTACGTTACAGCTTGGCAGAAAGCAATTCCAGTACAGAATCTCCTTTGTTGCTTCACATCAAAAGGATCTGCTAGATCAGCTTGCTGATCATGGCCATAAAAAACAAATCACCGAATCGGCGGTTGTTCCAAGCAGCACCATGTTTGTATTTGCGGGAGACGTTCAAGAGGGCTTTAGCAGATATGCGCAGCTGTACCGCACGGAAAACATGTTCAAAAAAGAAGTCGATGCTTGCCTTGAAAAGGTGCAAAATGCTTTTCAGCAGGATGTACTCAGCTTCTTTAAAGCATGTATTTCTGCTCCAGAAACGTACCGGGAAGAGGGAAATCTGGGATTGATCCATGCGTTGTCGTTCAGCATGGAATACGCCGCAGTCCGTTTCTTACAGCACATCGGCATAACACCAGACCGCTTTATCGGGCGGGGATTCGGGGAGTTTACGGCGGCCTGTGCGGCAGGGATGTTTTCCTTTGAAGAAGGGGCCGCAGCCGCATATAAACGCGGAGAGTTAATCAGTATGTCGCCGGCAGGAAAAATGCTCGGTGTCAGCCTGTCAGAACCGGATATCGTTCAATACTTAGAAAAATCATTATCCCTTGCGCTGATTGATGAGCGGTATTGTGCCGTCTCCGGTTTGCCAGAGGATGTGTATCAGCTGAAGGCGCGGCTTGAACAAAAAGGGATTGCTGCTGAGTTATTTGATGGGGATATCGCGTATCAATCGGATCTGCTGGTCGACGCTGCGGAAGAATTCATGCACTTCCTTAGCACGCTGGACATGAAGTCACCAGACATTCCAGTCGTTTCATCTGTCACTGGAAAAGTGATAACAGATGACGAAGCAGCGGATGCCAGTTATTGGGCCGGCAAAATCTGCAAGCCGATACGATTTTTTGAACACATCTCGTCTTGTTTGCTGGAGGAACCTGCTATTTGCATAGACCTGCGTTTGACTCAGGGGGCATCAGTGTTTACAGAGCGCCAAGCAATTGGCATGACAGGTGATCTCGGCACACAAGGACACACAGACGTTTTAAAGTTACATATATACGGAGCGTTGTGGAGTCTCGGGGCTGAGGTTGATTTCAGCGACCTGCATGAATCTCAGCTTAATAAAAGGTTAGCTCTGCCGACTTATCCTTTTACAAAGCAGCATTTCCCGTTGCCTTACGGCTTAGCACTGGCTGAACTTGAAGAAGATGAGGCTTACCAGCCGGCAGAACTGTTTCGTGCAATGCCGTTATCTGCTATTGAAAAAACAATCAGAAAAATCGTCATGAAGCATTTTGGATTCAATGAGCTTGACAATGATGCGCCGTTTTTTGAGCTGGGAGCTACGTCGCTTGATATCTCTCAATTAGCGGCAAAATTAACAGATCAGTTGAATTGGAAGGTGGAACCAGTTCTGCTTTATCAATTTGCCGCAGTTCGCAGCCTGGCGAAGCACCTTCATCAACAGGTTCAAACGAAGGCCGGGCAGCCAGAAATGACGGATCATCAAAAGGTGTCGCAAAGCAGTCCGAACGGTCAGGGATCTGATATCGCGATTATCGGTATGGCAGGGCGTTTTCCGGGAGCCGGCAATTTGGATGAGTTTTGGAATAATCTCGTAAACGGCAAAGAATCTATCAGCTTCTTTACGGATGAAGAATTAAAAGCGTCAGGCATTGATGACCAGCTCTTGAAGCACCCCGATTTTGTAAAAGCGAAGGGGATCATCGAGGACGCTGATATGTTTGATGCGGATTTTTTCCAATATTCCTCAAGGGAAGCAGAATTGATGGATCCGCAATTCAGGCTTTTACATGAATGTGCCTGGGAGGCCTTAGAAGATGCGGGCTGCGACCCTGAGCGGACAACAGGGAAAATTGGCGTCTACTCTGGGACAAGTCCGAACCTCGAATGGATTACACGTTTCGCAGGGAAACTGGATGGGACTGAACAGTTCAGTTCCATGCTGTTAAATGATAGAGAATTTTTCAGTACCCAGCTTGCTTATAAATTAAACCTGCACGGGCCGAGCATCACAATGCAAACAGCCTGCTCCACTTCTTTAGTCAATATTGGAGCGGCATGTCAAGCGCTGCAAAACGGAGCATGTGACGCGGCGCTTGCGGGAGGCGTAACTGTCAGCACCCCTTTACGGTCAGGCTATGTTTATCAGGATGGCATGATTCAATCACCTGATGGGCATTGCCGTCCTTTTGATGAGAATGCAGGCGGCACAGTTTTTGGCGATGGCGCGGGGATTGTCGTTTTAAAAAGATATGAGGACGCCGTTAAAGAAGGGCATACCATTTATGGGGTCATAAAAGGGGTCGGAATGAATAATGACGGAAACCGAAAAGTCGGTTTTACCGCCCCGAGCGTAGAAGGCCAGGCCGAAGTGCTAAAGAATGCATACGAGAATGCAGGGATTGACCCGAATACAGTAGGGTATATCGAAGCTCACGGAACCGGTACAAAAATGGGTGATCCAATCGAAATGGAAGCGCTGAGCCAGGTTTTTAAAAGTGACAGGCCAATGTCAATTCCAATCGGGTCAGTGAAAAGCAATGTCGGACATTTAAACAGCGCTGCCGGCATTGCAGGACTCTTTAAGACCGTTTTATCGCTAAAACATAAAACCATTTTGCCAAGCTTGAACTATAAGACATCTAATCCGCATATTCATTTTGATCAAACCCCATTTTATGTTAATACCGAGGCGGCATACTGGAAGGAATCCGCTGATCCAAGGCGGGCGGGTGTCAGCTCCTTCGGAATTGGCGGCACAAATGCGCACATTGTACTGGAAGAAGAGCCGGAGTCAGGCAGAGAAGCTTCCGAGAGCCAACGGCATTTGCTAGTTCTATCAGCAAAAACAGACACAGCCTTAGAGCAGATGACAAATCGATTGAAGGAATTTCTTCGTATGCATCCAAACGTTCCGTTAGAGGATGTGGCATACACCTTGCAAGTCGGCAGAAAACAATTCTCATATCGAAAAGCGGTCGTGCTGTCAAAATTAACGGAATGGGAAAGCGGTGCAGAGCTCACAGCCTATCAAAGACACAGCGGTCGTCCGACTGCCTTTATGTTCTCCGGCCAAGGCTCTCAGTATATTGATATGATGAAAGATTTATATGAAGCTGAACCTGTATTTCAGAAAGAAGCGGACCGCTGTTTTGCCTTCGCACAGCAGTCACATCAAATTGATTTGAAGGCGGTCGTCTTCCCAGATTCAAATGATGGGGCGAAGCTGACGGAGACCGCTGTTGTGCAGCCGCTGCTGTTCATCTTTGAATACGCGCTCGCAAAGCTGCTGCAAAGTGCAGGCATCTCACCGGATTATATGATTGGACACAGCATTGGTGAATACACTGCTGCATGTTTGTCAGGCGTGTTTTCATTAGACACGGCTTTAACGCTCGTCATAGAGCGGGGAAGGCTGATGCAGCAGCTGGAATCTGGAGCAATGATGAGTGTTCAGCTATCAGAGGAAGAGCTGCAGCCGCTGCTTACGAACAGTCTGTCGCTTGCGGCTGTCAATGCTCATGACTTATGCGTAGTATCAGGAAAAAGCGAAGACATTGAGACGTTTGCGGTTCTTCTTGAAGAAAAGGGCATTGCCGGCCGCCAGCTGCATACTTCTCACGCTTTTCATTCTTATATGATGGAACCCATTCTTGAGGAATTTGCCGCGATTGTAAAGCAACAGGATATGAGCGCCCCTCGGATTCCATTTGTTTCGAATGTAACGGGAACATGGATAACACCGGAACAAGCAGCAGACCCGGCTTATTGGTCTCAGCACTTAAGAGGCACAGTCCGCTTCCATGAAGGATTAGAACAGATTTTGAGTGATGATAACGTTCTGTTAATAGAAGTCGGACCGGGCAGCACATTAAGCACATTTGCCAGAAGGAACAAGAAGAGATCTAGCCAGCATGACATCGTCAATCTCGTCAGACATGTTCAAGAACCAGCGCATGATCATTCCTATTTCTTGAAGAAATTAGGCCAGCTTTGGGTCTGCGGATGTGAGATTGACTGGAGGCAGTATGGCGGTAATAAGCCTAAGCGTCTGATATCGCTTCCGTCTTATCCTTTTGAGAAAAAACGCTATTGGGTAGAAGCGGCTGACAATCCAGCTGCTTTCACCGCAGTTGATGAATGGAATAAAAAGAAACCGATGGATCAATGGTTCTATCTTCCGTCATGGGAAAGAAAGATCAAGTCCGCTGACAGCCGAAAAAAAGAGCAGCCAGCTGAAAGCGGAAAAACACTGGTTTTCCATGAAGGAACAGCCTTTGGAGATCGGCTGGTGCAAACCATACGCCGCCGAGGACATGAGACTGTAATTGTCACGAGAGACCGGCAATTCAAAAAAGTAAACAGCGGATTGTATGTCATCAATCCGGCTGATGGGACACATTATGAGCGTTTATTTTCTTCACTTGCTTCAGATGGGCTTCTTCCAAACTGTATGATGCATCTGTGGAGCGTTTCGGAGCAAGGGGAATCCTTCAAAACGTTCAGCACGTACAGTGAAAACGGCTATTATAGTTTGATTTTTACTGCACAGGCGGCATCTAATCAAAAACAAATGAACGAATGTAACATGTTTGTACTGTCAAGCGGGATTCATGAGGTGACTGGAGAAGAACAAATCAATGCTGAAAAAGCGACGATTTTGGGGCCGTTGAAAGTTATCCCGCAAGAATATAACCATTTGAAATGCTGGAACATCGACATTCCTCCTTTATCGGATACATTGACATGGAAAGAAGAGGAGTTGATTGACCAAATCCTGACGGAAACTGATGCTGCGGGCGAGGGTCAAATGATCGCATACCGAAACCGCCGCCGATGGGTGCAGATGTATCAGCCTGTTCAGTTAAATAAAGCGTCCGGATTGCCGAATATGATCCGCCCGAAAGGTGTTTATCTTATTACGGGAGGGCTTGGCGGAATCGGTTTTGTATTATCAAAGCTGCTTGCGCAAGAAGGAAACGTCCGTCTGATTCTGACGGGAAGAAGTGAACTTCCGCAGCGCAGCCAGTGGGAAAGCTGGTGCGAGAAACATGAGGAAGATGATCCGATTACCGTGAAAATTATGAAAATAAAAGAATTGGAACGGTTAGGCGCAAAGGTGACAGCTCTTCAGGCAGATGCGGGAAGCCTGTCGGATATGCAGGCTGTTATGAGAAAGGTTCATACTGAGTTTGGCCAGCTGAACGGCGTCTTTCACGCTGCAGGTCTTCCGGGAAGTTCGTCTTTCAGGGCGATTACAGATATACCTGCAACGATTGAAGGCGGAGAAGACCAGTTCCAGTCTAAAGTCAGAGGATTGAAAGTGCTTGAATCTCTATTAGAAAACGAAAATATAGATTTTTGTTTCTTATTTTCATCGATTAGTGCTTTGCTTGGAGGTCTTGGTTTCTCAGCTTACTCTGCAGCGAATATTTATATGGATGCTTTTGCGGCGAGGGTGAATCAGCGCAGCAAGACTCCTTGGGTTTGCGTGAACTGGGATGCATGGAACTTCTGGGGCCAGCTTGAATCTACTATCGGAGAATCTATTGCTGAACTTGCCATTTTGCCTGAAGAAGGAGCAGCTCTTTTTCAATATGTGCTGTCAGATATCAACAATCGCCATTTATTAGTGTCAACAGGTGATTTGGGACACAGAATGAAGCAATGGATATCCATGAATGCCGATAGCATAGCGAAAGAGGAGAAGAAGACGGCCGCCTTACACACCCGACCCGAATTGAATAATCCGTATGTCGCTCCCCGCAACAAAACAGAAGAGGTCATATGCGGCATTTGGCAAGATTTCATGGGTCTGGAGCAAGTCGGCATACATGATAACTTTTTTGATTTGGGAGCCAGCTCTTTAGACATTGTACAGGTGACAAACCGTTTAAATAAAGAATTGGGAACCAACGAGGCTGTGGTGACTTTATTCACATACCCGTCTGTAGCTGCTTTAGCGCAATTTATCAATCCTGATCAAGAGGAAAGTGAAGAGGATAAAGAAGAAATGGCAGCTGTATCCAAGGGACGGAGAAAAACGCGGATACGCAATCAGCGAGATAAAAGATTGAGAGGCGGCGAATAG